One part of the Stegostoma tigrinum isolate sSteTig4 chromosome 14, sSteTig4.hap1, whole genome shotgun sequence genome encodes these proteins:
- the LOC132210517 gene encoding probable G-protein coupled receptor 148: MLNASFNGTATYLHCPSWVLLLPEAICLLFTLVCSGATLDAIFRVSALRKEPRHLLLASLLMSDLVYLLLLMVATAMWVAVISIPIVLCLINYLLVFSSFISGFFTITAMAVDKYIAICWPLHYRSLCTSGKTQKAIALIWLLATLHPLVCLLVLLGAGTPPLFIESFRCLFPPVQGGILETTFALFQVQQAVLALTFLASAVTIVFCYCMIYKEARQTSPKVRARNTVLLHGLQLFLYFIPIANYIVYTNLVKSTSIKVQVMAQLPLINISLFSVLPRCLCPVVFGLRASQLYLHVKRRLFDQSQPKYVLGTLESSRNQQHFEDTMAQNKVSVYLSLEHNDRALTAFCGKEFYRFTHLGQKKFVLTSVSI, encoded by the exons ATGTTGAATGCTTCATTCAATGGGACCGCGACATATCTCCACTGTCCCTCGTGGGTGTTACTACTGCCAGAGGCAATCTGTTTGCTGTTTACGCTGGTCTGCAGTGGAGCTACGCTGGATGCTATCTTCCGGGTCTCGGCTCTGCGGAAGGAGCCGAGGCACCTGCTCCTGGCCAGTCTCCTCATGAGCGATCTGGTGTACTTACTCCTGCTGATGGTTGCAACAGCGATGTGGGTAGCAGTCATCAGTATACCCATCGTGCTGTGCCTCATCAATTACCTGCTGGTCTTTTCCAGCTTCATTAGCGGCTTCTTTACCATCACTGCCATGGCTGTGGACAAGTACATTGCAATCTGCTGGCCTTTACACTACCGGTCCCTTTGCACATCTGGCAAAACTCAGAAGGCCATCGCCCTCATATGGCTCTTGGCCACTTTGCATCCATTGGTATGTCTCTTGGTGCTTCTGGGGGCTGGCACACCCCCACTGTTCATAGAATCCTTTCGCTGCCTCTTCCCTCCAGTCCAAGGGGGCATCCTAGAAACAACCTTCGCTTTATTTCAAGTGCAGCAAGCTGTCCTCGCTCTCACCTTCCTGGCCAGCGCAGTGACCATCGTGTTTTGCTACTGTATGATATATAAAGAAGCTCGCCAAACTTCGCCCAAAGTGCGTGCCCGCAATACAGTACTCCTCCACGGCCTTCAGCTCTTCCTTTATTTCATCCCCATCGCAAACTACATCGTCTACACCAACCTGGTCAAAAGCACATCCATTAAAGTCCAAGTCATGGCCCAGTTACCCTTGATCAACATCTCACTTTTCTCTGTGTTGCCCCGGTGCCTGTGCCCTGTGGTTTTTGGGCTGAGAGCCAGTCAGTTATATCTTCATGTGAAGAGACGCCTTTTCGACCAGAGCCAG cCTAAGTATGTCCTGGGGACACTGGAGAGTTCCAGGAACCAGCAGCATTTTGAAGATACAATGGCCCAGAATAAAG TGtcagtctatctcagccttgaacataatGATCGAGCTttgacagctttctgtggtaaagaattttacagattcactCACCTGGGacagaagaaatttgtcctcactTCTGTCTCAATCTGA